A part of Gossypium hirsutum isolate 1008001.06 chromosome A07, Gossypium_hirsutum_v2.1, whole genome shotgun sequence genomic DNA contains:
- the LOC107952805 gene encoding fasciclin-like arabinogalactan protein 7, producing MEFSKIFTICFSVLLLYSSLAYGQARSPPPVAMSPTPAPAPAPAPAYVNLTYLLSVAGPFHTFLDYLESTKVIDTFQNQANNTDQGITVFVPKDSAFKGLRKPSLSNLNDDQIKSLILYHALPKFYALADFNELSTKGSISTLAGGEYTLNFTDNSGTVHLDSGWSKTKVTSAVHSTDPVAIYQVDKVLLPEAIFGTDIPPTPAPSPAPVPDVSPAADSPSAESKESGSSPKSAPSTSSSNSLMNLCIWRQFVLAVSAGVFLFF from the coding sequence ATGGAGTTTTCCAAGATTTTTACGATTTGTTTTTCTGTATTGCTGTTGTACTCCTCCTTGGCCTATGGTCAAGCAAGGAGCCCTCCTCCGGTCGCAATGAGCCCAACTCCAGCACCAGCCCCAGCACCGGCACCGGCATATGTAAACCTCACTTATTTACTCTCAGTGGCTGGTCCATTTCACACTTTCCTTGACTACCTTGAGTCCACTAAAGTGATTGACACCTTTCAAAACCAAGCCAACAACACTGATCAAGGGATTACAGTTTTTGTACCAAAAGACAGTGCCTTCAAGGGTCTTAGGAAGCCTTCATTGTCCAATCTCAATGATGACCAGATTAAATCACTTATCCTTTACCATGCCTTGCCCAAATTTTACGCCCTTGCAGACTTCAATGAACTCAGTACAAAGGGCTCCATAAGTACCCTTGCTGGTGGCGAATACACTTTGAATTTCACCGATAATTCCGGAACCGTTCACCTCGATTCTGGATGGAGTAAAACAAAAGTTACAAGCGCTGTACATTCAACCGATCCGGTCGCAATCTATCAAGTTGATAAGGTCCTTCTTCCTGAGGCAATCTTCGGTACCGACATTCCTCCAACTCCTGCTCCATCCCCAGCCCCAGTCCCTGATGTTAGTCCTGCAGCGGATTCTCCATCAGCAGAATCCAAAGAAAGTGGTTCTTCACCAAAGTCTGCTCCTTCAACTTCATCATCTAACAGTCTCATGAACTTGTGCATTTGGAGGCAATTTGTTTTGGCCGTCTCAGCTGGGGTTTTCCTGTTTTTCTAA